Genomic DNA from Nonomuraea rubra:
TGACGGGTGGGGGTCGTTCGTGACCGTGGCGACCCCGGTCCGGGTCGTCTGTGCGAACACCGAACGGGCGGCGCTGGCCAACCACGCCTCGAAGTTCACCGTCCGGCACACCGGCCGGATGGCCGGGCGCATCGCCGAGGCCCGCGACGCGCTGAAGCTGACCTGGCGGCACGGTCAGGCGTTCGCCGCCGAAGCCGAGAAGCTCCTCGCGACCCCGATGACATTTTCCGAGTTCCGTCAGTTCACCAACGTCCTGTACCCGATCCCGCCGGGCGCGAAGGATCTGGCGCGCAAGAACCGCGAACTGACCCTGCGCCAGCTGGAGCACCTGTTCGCCCACGCGCCCACCCAAGAGCCGATCCGCAACACCCGCTGGGCCGCCTACAACGCGGTGACCGAGCGGCTGGACCACCGCAGCCCCGTGTTCGGCAGCCGGGACGTGGCGGCCGTGCGCGCGGAGCGGGCCCTGCTCGACGACCACGAGCACGCCAAGATCAAGACCCGCGCGTTCCGGCTCCTGTCCACCGCCTGACCCACAGCCCGTGGCATCCGGTACAGGCCCCAGCCCGGGGGCCGTACCGGACACCACCCCCGAACCCGCCGCACAGACCGTCCGGCGTGACCTCGGCTGCGCCCGGCCCCGGGCTGCCGGGCGGGCCACGCCAGGCCTCACGCCGCGTACGTCATCAACCGCTCACCGAAGGAGACCGTCATGGGACGACTCGAAGATCTAGCCGTTCACTACGCCAACGCCGCCCGCTGGGAACTGAGCCAGGCGCTCAACCGCATCGCCACCCTGGACGACGAGGGCACGTTGCACGACAAGGACCTGGCCCGGATCGCCTACGCCTACCAGCGGATGTCGTGGTGGCAGCAGGTCACCGACCTGACCCACGGCCGCGAGGACACCGTGGACGGTGCGACCGCGTTGCTCACCGTGCGGCAACGCGCCCAGGACCTGCTGATCAACGCCCGCCCGGTGAACAACGGCGGCTTGTTCGTCCTGGCGATGGCCGAGGCCCGCCGGGGCGGCGCGCGCGCCTTTCTCGACGCGACCGAGAAACTCGCCGACGCGCTCGCTCTCCTCTCCGATCACGACACCCGCCCGGCCGAAGGGATCACGCCCGCGACCGAACAGGCCCCGGCCGAGGGCCGCCGTCCGTGACGCCGCGCCCGGCGGGCGCGGCGTCGAGCCGCCAGCCGGGCGCTCACCCCATGACCCACCCCTCACCCATCCCTGCAACTCAGCGAAAGGACGACCACCGATGGATGACCCCTGCCAGCCCGGCACCCTGCCGCCACCCCGTCGCCCGGTCAGCATCACCGCCGCGCGGGACACCACCACCGGCCATCACGAACAAGCGTGGCCCTCATGCGATCAGCTGACCACCGAGAAGATCACCACTGTCCGTCACACCTGCTACACCGCGGCAGCCAAAGCGATCTTCGCCTTGCAGAACGGCCAACGGCTGACCGGCGAGCAGCTGTTCGTCACCGCCCACGCCCAGGCAGCACGCGCCTGGTGGGACCTGGTGCAGGAGGAGATCACCAGCAAGCAACTGAGCTCCGATCACGCCCTGCGGCGGGTGCGCTCCTGGGCCCGCCACTACCTCACCGCCGAACCTCCGGCCGCCCGGCCGGGCACGCTGTTCGATCACGCCCTCGCCCACGCCGCCCGCATGGCCGCCCGCGACTTCCTCAACGACAGCGGCCACCTGCTCACCCAGCACCTCATCCACCAGGCAGCCCATCCGGCGGCCCCCTCCGCCACACCCGCAGAACACGATCACCCTCGACCGGTCCACCCCACCCCGCCCGCACCGACGGTGGTGGCGCCGTGACCGAGCAGCCGACCACGCGAGCGCATCCCGGCGCTGGCGCGAACCCCGCAGGAAAGGACAGCACCGTCATGAACGACGCTCAGCAGCCCCCCGCCACCGGCACGCCGACCCCAGCGGTCCCGGCTTCGCTGGAGGCGATCATCGAGCAGGCCCGCAGCGCCCGCCAGCATCACACCGAGGACACCTTCCGGCGTCTGGGCCGGGGCGAGCGGCTGAGCGCCGAGCAGATCTACGACACCCTGCACGCGCACACCGTGTGTACCTGGTGGCTGCTGGTGGCCCGGCACATCGAGTACGCCGACAGCGGCGGCTTGCGCCGGTCCCAGACCATCGCCAGGTTCATCTCCTGGATCGCCCCCTACGCCACCGACCCCACCCCACCCGAACCCGCGACGCAGGCACCGGCATCCGGGGCGGACAGCGAGCGCGGCGCCGCCCTCGACCAGCTCGAGCGCAGCCTGGCGCTCATCCGGCAGAACGCCGCCCGCGCCTTCCTCACCCAAGCCGAGACACTCGCGCCGGCCTGCTCCCACCAGCAGACCCCCGACGCTTCTCCCGGGCAGGAGGCCACGGCATGACCCACCCCCACCCCAACCCCCACCGCACCGGCGACGCCACGTCCAGATCGGACCGGTCGGATAGCACAGGTGTGGAGGTCTTCCAGATGCTCGGCTGGCGCTGGGACATCACCAAGGCCAAGAAGCTCACTCAAGGCCGGGCCCCGGATGGATGGATCGTCCCTGAGCGGTGGGCGGCCATGATTCAGTTGATCGCCATCGACGCCGAGCACGCGACCCAGGTGGACCTGTCCGAGCCGTTGATCATGGCCACGGTACCGAACGGCGGCATGCTGATCATCGACGGCTGGCACCGCCTGTGCAAAGCTCTGGCCCTTGAGGTTGAGGAGCTGTTCGCCGTGGTCCTTACGGAAGAGGAGGAGCTCGCCTGCCGGATCTTCGACGACAAAGAGGAGGACGACGAGGACGAGGCGGAGGGAGAAAGGGAGGGGGACACGGCGGACGAGGATATGTTCGGTAGCGCCTGATCCGGTGGCGTAGGGGGTGCGCCCCGTCCAGCACAGAGAAAGTGCGCTGGCCGGGGCACACCTCCTCCGCCACCGGGTCTCATGACGTTAGCGGCTGAGCGGTCCCTGATAGACGAAGGTGCCCGCCTTGATCTGCGCGATGATCTTCTTGACATCCTTTGGCGGGCCCAACGGCGGGCTGGCGTCGGGGGCCGATCCGACCGGGCTGAGGCGGGAGGGGGGCTTGCTCGCCTCGGGCCTGGGCCTGATTTCTCTGGCGAGAGGTCCGCCGCCGTCGGGGGCGCCTGCTGGGCGGGGGTGGAGGGTGTGCCCGATGAGCCGGAGTACGGACTCGATGGGCAGTAGGTAGTCGATGAGGCTGGTCTCGTCGTCGTCTGACAGGGTGGGGTCGTCCGGCCGGTTGCGGTTGTGCAGGTCGACTTGTCCGGCCTTGGCGAGATGGTCGTAGAGCTGTCCTTCCAGCCACCCGGCCTCGCTGCTGTTGAGCGTCTCGTCCTCGTTGGACTCGTAGCGGATGAGCAACGCCCGATACCAGTGCGCGCGGTCCTTGAGCTGCTGCAGCACGCGATGGCGTAGTCCGGGGTTGGTGGCTTTGCCGACGTAGGCTCCCCACCGCCCCTGCGGGTTGGGCCGGTCGAGCAGGATGTAGGCGCCGGGGACGTTCCAGCCTTTTTCGAGGCGGTTGGCGTGGTCGCGGTCGAGCAGGAGCATGCCGGCGACCTTGTGCTTGGCGCGGATCTTGATCGGGTTGTTGAGGTCGTGGGAGAGGCTGACCACGAGCTGGGACGGGGCAAACCGCATCGCGCACACGAGGTGCCTCCTTTACCTGCGAACCTACGGAGATCTCCCGGACAGTATCGGATACATGCCTCTGCGTGACTGCGGGTTTCAGGAAGAAACGAGCAGCTCACCGCCGGATAGGTGCCATGCTGGTGGCGTTCTGGCTGGCGCTGTGACGGTCGTGGTTAGGCTGTCAGTCGCGTGATCAGTCGTGGCTGCGGCCGGGGATGCGGTGGGGCGTCCCCCAAGCCTGTGGGGGCCGTACGGCGGCCGCAGGGTGTTCCTCAGGGTCGGTGCTGAGCGGTGCCGTAGTGGCGTTGCAGCGGGTGTGGCGGTGGGTTAGCGGGGATCGGGTTGGCCGGTGACGGCGTGGGCGGTGGGACGGGTGAACCGATCAAGTCCCGCCGTTGATAACTGTCGATCTTTACCACGGTTCGGCGGTTGGGGGCGTGGATCATCTGGCCGCCTCCGAGGACGATGCCGACGTGTCCGGGGCCGTCGGCTTGCATGTTGAAGAAGGCGAGGTCGCCTGGTTGCTCTTGACCGGCTGGGATGGGTGGTCCGTGTCTCCATTGGTCGGCGGCGACGCGGGGGATGGTGATGCCGGCTGCTTGGTAGGCGCGCATGGTCAAGCCGGAGCAGTCGAACGCGTCGGGGCCTTCGGCGCCCCATATGTACCGTTTGTCGAGTTGGGCGTGCGCATACGTGAGGATGGCGGCGACCTGCTCGCCCGGCACGAGCGGGACGCAGGCCCCGGTCAGGGTATCGACGGTGTGCTGGGCGAGGGGCTCCCACTGCGCGTAGGCGTCGGGGAAGGCTGAGCGTTGGACGGCTTGGGCAGCTCGGGTGAGCGGGAGCTGCTCCCAGCGGGGCACCTTGGCCAGGCGCTCGTAGAAGGTGCTGGTGGCGTACCGGGGATCGAGGATCTGCTCCGTGGTTCCCCAGCCCTGCGAGGGGCGCTGCTGGAACAGGCCCAGGCTGTCGAGGTGGCCGTAGCGCAGGTTACGCAGCTGCGACTCCTGCAGAGCGGTGGCGACCGCGATGACGGCTGCCCGCGCGGGCAGGCCGCGCTCCAAAGCGACCTGGACGATGAGGGCGGTGTGCGTCTGCTGCTCGACGTCCAAGGCCAACGTGGAGGCCACGCTGGTCGATGCGTCGGCCGCGACCGACCCGCCCGCTGTGCTGCTCGTTGGGCTGCTGGTCGTCGCGGGTGTGATTGCGCAGGCCAGGCCGCCGGGTGTCCCGGAGCCGGTGAGGATGCTGGTGGCGGCCGCGATGAACGCGCAGATGAGGAGCAGCAGGAGGGCGGCGCCGGCCGCGGCGGCCTTCACCTGCTCTCGGTCTCGTCCTGGAAGATGCGGTCGAGGAACTCGTCGTCGTTGTCGTCGGTGGCGGTGTTCTGTTCGGGGTCTTGGCCGAGGGTGAGATGTGGCCAGCCGTTGTCGAGGTCGGCCAGCCGCAGGCGTGCCTGTCCCGGCTCGGTGGGGATGGGCAGCCAGACGGGTCCGGCGGGTCCGTCGCCGTGGGTGGTGTGCACGGCGGTGGCGATCGGAAGGTCGCTGCTGGTGAGGAGTTTGCGCAGGTTGGTCTCGCGGGTGGGATTGGGCAGCCAGAACAGCAGCGGGGTGGTGATGCCGGTGGCATCGGCGAGGTCGCGGTAGTCGTGGAGCTTGTCGGCGACACGTTTGAGGGTTTCGGTGCCAGTGTCGTGTTCGAGGAAGAAGTCGATCTGGTGGCCGCTCTCCGACCAGCAGCCGTAGGCGTCAGGGCGGGCCAGGTCACCCCACCTTTCGGCGCACTGCTTTTCTGACAGCCAGGCTCGCAGGGCGGCGTGCGGGGTGTGGCGGGCGAGGCTGTGCAGGTGGGAGAAGAAGTCGTTGACGCCGACCTGGTGGTTCAGGCGTGAGGAGACGGCGACGGGGATGTCGGGGTTGTAGCCGAGTTCTTTGAGAGGGATGCCGTGGCGGGCGGCCAGGGCGGCGGCTCCGGCCTTGCCGAGGGCCCAGTGGATGGGAGCCGAGCCTGCGCCGTATCCGGCCCAGGGGCGGAAGCGGGTGACGGCGTTGAGCTGGAACAGGATGGTCATGCGGGCGCGGGTGGCTTGGGCGATGGTGAAGAACATGCGCTGCAGCTGGTGGGTGGTCAGGACGCGGTGGCGGTGCAGATGGTCGAGGATCTGGTAGTCGCGCTCCGTCAGCCGCGCGGAGAGCGTCATCAACGCGGTGTGATCGAGCCTGGGCTGGGCTGCCGGGATGGGCTGGATCGCGAACCGGGGCAGCTTGCGAGCTGCCGCTCGGCGGGTGGCGGGCTGCTGGGCCGGCTGGCAGGTGCACGAGCAACCGCAGGGCTTATCGGACATGGCGAACCTCCGTGACGTGGTCGGACAAGGGCGTGGGATCGGATCAAGAGCGGCTGGAGGCTGAGGGCGCGCCGGGGTCACCCTCACGAGAGGCATGGCCGGACGCTCTGCCTGCGGTTGATTCGGGTGCCTGGCCTGCTCGCCGGGCAACCACCGTTCCCGTGAACCGCTGGCAAGATGCTTGGCGGACCGCTTCTGCGCGGCCCTCGACCAGGGCAGGAAGGGGCCGGGTGCGCAGGGTGAAGGCGGAGGTCTGCTGGCCGTCGATGATGAGGCGGGCGGCGGCTTGGTAGGCGCCGAGGTGGGTGAGGTCGTGCGGGCTGATCAGCGGGGCGGTGTGGTGCTTCAACTCGTTCGCGTCCTTGGGAGAGGCGTTGAAGTAGATCTTGTTGCGGGCGTCGGCTGAGAGCGCTTCGCGAAGGTCGGCAGGGAGCTGGTCGAGGTGCTGGTGGGCCAGTACGAGGGAGAGGCGGTAGCCGCGTGCCTCGGCGAGCACGTCATTGACGTGGCCAGGCAGGTTCAGGAAGTTGTGGCACTCATCGATCACGAGCGAGGCATCCGGCCTGTCCGGCTCGGCCAGGGTGGAGCGGCGGGTAGCGGCTTGCCAGGTGTGCGCGAGCAGGATGGAGCCGAACAGCCGGGCGGCGTCATCGCCCAAGATGCCTTTGGGCAGGCGGGCCAGGATGAGGCCGCCTCGGTCGAGGAGCCGGCCAATGGGCACGGTGGTGTCCGGGCTGGCAGCGCCTGCCGCACGAACGGGCGGAGCAGGACAGCGCGGAGCTTGTTCATCACCGGGCCGATGACGGTCGCCTGCCCGGCTGGGGTGAGGGCTTCGTAGGAGTCCCAGAAGCCGGCCAGCAGCTCATCACGCAGCTCAGCCGTGGTGCGGGCACGGAACGCCGCATCGGTCAGCAGCCGGGGCACGTCGGCCAGGGTGGCCTTGCGGCCTAGGACGCTGGTCAAGGTCAGGCAGGTGGAGCGGAGCAGGTCATCCACCCGCGGCCCCCAGGCGGAGGAGAAGCAGCGGTGAAAGATGGTGACGACGGAGTCGACGGCGAAGGCCGGATCGCGCCCGGCGAGGATGTTGATCGAGGGCGGCGGCGCGGGGTCTTGCGGGTCGAACACGACCGTCTTGCCGACCGCTCGTTGCGGGAGCCGGTTGAGGATGTCGGTGACCAGGTCACCCTTCGGGTCGATGACCAGGGCGCCTCGGCCCGCTGCCGCGTCAGCCAGGACCATGTTGGCGAGCAGGGTGGATTTGCCGACGCCGGTGCCGCCGAGGACATGGGTGTGGTGGCGTGCGTCGGCCACGGGTAGCGCTACGGGGCGCGGTGGGCCGCTGTCGGCGTCGCCCAGGATGCGGGCGGTTCCGCCCGCCGTGGTGCGGGGTACGGCCGGGGACGGCGCTACCGGGCGGGCTCCGGCGCGGGTGATGCCGGGGGCGTCGATGTCCCACGGCAGGTGGGCGAGCGCGGCCAGTTCGGCCACCGACAGCAGGTAGCCGGAGTCCAGGCGCCGCGAGGTGACCACGCGTCGGGCGCGCCAGAGACGGGCTCGGCGCAGGTACTGGTGACTGTCGGTGTACAAGGCGAAGACGCCGGCCAACGCGTGCGCATGGCCGCGCAGCCAGCCACGAGCCAGATCAGCAGGCTCCCGGCGGACTGGCGCCGTGGAGAGGGGTTCGCGGCTGGTGGCGACGGCGTAGCGAAGGGCCACGGTGTAGCGCGACTGGCCCGCCTTGGCGAGGATGGCGCGGACTTGTTCGGCGCGTTCGGGGAAGTCGCGGGCCAGGTCGCCGGGACGGTGGTGATCGCGAGCGTCGGGCAAGGGGAGGACCTCGTCGAAGACGCGGCCGAAGAGGCGGCGGCTCCCTCCGCCGCGCAGGTGAGCGGCTGCCCGGTAGGCGTGCCGCAGCCGCCTGCCTGTCGTCGGACGGGCCAGCACCTGCACCACGGCGTGCTCGCCCTCGCGCAGTCCGCCCATGGCTTCCAGCAGCGAGCGGACGGGGTCGTGATCGTGGTCGGTCTTGAGCGGGAGATGCTCGGGCGCGGCCAGCATCAGCCGACCGCCCGCGACCTCGGCTTCCACCGGCAGGGGCGAGCTGGCGGGGCCGGTCGTGGTGGTGGCTCCCGGCCAGGCGGCTTGGACGGCCTTCTCCACGATGCCCGGCGGGATGGTGCCGGGCACCCACAGCCGGATCCGGACGCCCGCGTCGCTGCCGCAATACTCCCACACCAGGTGCGGCTGGCCGGCCAAGGCGCGTTTCCACGCGGGCCGGAGCAGGCCGACGAGCTGCCGCCACAACACCACGGCGCCTTCCGGATCGCTGCGCGGCGGGCTGGAGATTTCGATCAGGCGGGCGTCGGGCGTCATGCCGGCCTGCTGGAGCCAGCCGAGCACGTAGCGTACGGCAGCCGTCACCGCCCATAGTGCGGAAGCGGCCGCTGCGAGGCTAGGCCCGTAGGTAAGGGCGAGTTCAGGCAGGCGGGTGGGCAACTCGGCGAGAAAGTCGAGGGCGGTCTGGACATTGTGGTCGTCGATGTCGCACAGCAGGCACGGCCCCTCCTGGAGGGCCGATGGGGTGGCGGTCATAGCGGGTCGCCTTCCTCGTCCTCGTCTGGGCCGCCGGTGTTCTCGGTGAAGCCTGGCGGGCCTGGCGGTTGCGCTGCTGGTGCTGGGAGCGGGTGGTGTGGATCGTGCTGGTCGAGTTGGGCGAGGATCTTTGGGTCTGTTGTCGCTAGCGCCGCCTCGGCAGGTGAAGCGACGATGCTCAGGGCGATCCGGTTGGCGGGGTCGGCGACCAGGAGCGCTTCGCCTCTTTCGGCGGCGAGCAGGAACTGGCGTTCGCCGTCGGTCAGGTCGAAGGCGTCCCCGACCGCGCCGATGGCTTGCGGTGCTTGGCGGAGCAGGACCTGGCTGGCGGCGTTGGCCACGATCGCCTGGCCGAGCTCGGAGCCGAGCAGGTCTGCGGCGTCCTGGGTGACGACGGCGAGTCCGGCCCAGTGCTTGCGCGCCGCCTTGGCCATTCGGAACAGGAAGCGGGCGCCTTCCGGTTCCTTCATCAGCAGCCATGCCTCGTCCACGACGACAAGGCGCTTTCGGCGGTCGTGCGGGTTGGCAATGCGCCGCCAGATCGCATCGAGAGCGAGCAGGGTGCCGACTGCCTTCATCTCCTCGGGCAGGTTCCGCAGGGAGAAGACGGTCAGATGCCCGGCCGGGTGGGTGGTGGTGGGGCCGTCGAACAGCTCCCGGTAGGAGCCGGTGACGTACGGGGCGAGCTGCGCGGCCAGGTCCGTCCCCGTCTGACCGCTCGTCTTTCCGGTAAGCGTGGTGACCAGATCAGCGAGAAGCGGCGCCGGACGCGTCCAGGTGGTGGGATCGCGGGTGATCCCGGCGGCCTCGTAAGTGGCGATGATCGCGGCATCCAGGGTCGCTCGCGCCTGCGGGGTGAGCGGAGTGCCGCCGAGCATGGTGGCGATGAGGGTTTGAAGGAACATGGACCGCCGGGACAGCACGTCATCACGTGCTCCGTGGCTGACGGGCAGATCGAGCGGGTTCCACCGCACTCCAGAGGCGCCGAGCCGCAGGTGCGTGCCGCCGACGGCGTGCGCCAGGCGGGCGTATTCGTCTTCGGGGTCGACGACGGCGACCTCGACTCCCTGATAGAGCAGGCGCAGGGCTTCGAGTTTGGTGAAGAAGCTCTTGCCCGCGCCGGAACGGGCCAGGACGACGGAGTTGTGGTTGTCCTGGGCGAAGCGATCCCACACAATGACGCCGGAGCCGGTGGCGCTCAACCCGTACAGCACTGCGCTCTCACCGGCGTCCGCCGGGAGGTCGGGGGAGGCGAACGGGAAGGCCGCCGCCAGCGCGGTGGTGTCGAACGTCCGCGTCACGCGCAGGGAATCAACCCCCAACGGGAGGCTGGTCGTCCACCCCTGCAAGACCCGAAACGTCGCCGGTTGGGCATCGAGCAGCAGGGACGACGCCAGCGCCCGGACCCGCTCCACCTCGGCGGCCAGCTCTGGCTCCGATGGAGCGGTGACCGTCAGGTAGAGGCCGACCTTGAACAGGCGGCCGTGGCCTCGGGCCAGCTGGTCGGCCAACTGGGTGGCGTCGTCGGCGGCGGCTTCGGCGGCGAAATCTTGCAGTCGGCCCTGAGCGGCGTCGGAGCGGCTGGCCGATTCCAGACGGGCGAGCTGCCGGCGCAGCCGCATCGCGGCGACCTGCTGCGGGATCGGTTCGATGTGCAGGGACACGTCCAGGTGGCCGGGGTAGGTCAGCAAGGGTTCCAGCCACCCCGCGCCGACCTCGCGCGGATAGCCGGTGATGGCGAACGACGCGCAGACGGCGCTGGGCAAGGTCAGGGTTCTGACGCCGACGTGCGCCGACCCCGGATGGGCGAGGACGCTGGGCTGGTGGTCGCGCTGGCGGCGGCGTAGCTTCACGGCGTACTCCCCGTGGTTGAGGTGATCAGTTCGTCGGGCAGGACCTGGCCAGCGGGGTGCCGGCCACCGGGGTCGAGGCATTCGGCCAGTGCTTGGCTGGCCGCATCGGCGTCGAGCACCCGGGCGGCCACGCCGAGCGCGGCCAGGCTGCGCTCGGCTTCGGCGGCGTGCCGCAGGACGACGGCGGCGCAGGTGTCCCGGCGTACCGAGCGGCGTCCCTTGTTGCTGGCCGGGTGCTCGCGGAGCACGACGAGCACCTGCCGGCACAGCAGCTTGCTGGAGCTGTTCAGCTCGGCCAGATACTCGGCGTGCTCGCGGGCGGCGTGGGCCAGCGCAGGGTGCGGCAGCACCTGCGCTTGTTGCTCGACGGTCTGGGCCAAGCCGGACAGGTCGGCGGGGCGAGCCCGGGCGAGGATCTGCACGGGTGCCTCCAGCGAGTTCAGCCACCGGCCGAACGCCCCCACCAGGGCCGCCTGCTCGCCGGTAGTGCGTAGATGGAAGGACAGGGTGCTCGTCTCGACCAGGACAGCTACGCCTCCGTCGGCGAGCTCGAGAGCACCGTCGGTGCGGATCGCCCGCACCGGCAGGCGGAGCGGGGCAGGCAGCGTTCCGCGCAACCGGCACCACTGGGGCGGTTCGATGATTCCCTCGGGCGCGGCTACCAGTCGTTTGCTGGCGCGGGTGTGGAGCAGGGCGGCCAGGGTGAAGCGGTCGAGGCTGAGCCCGTCACGGCGGCCGAGCGCGATGGCCAGGCCGAGGGCCAGCAGCGGCAGGACGATGGCGGCGAGGATGACGATCGGCAGGAGATGGTGGAACAGGTAGTAGACGGCGGCGGCGATGCCACCGGTCAGGGCGATGATGAGGATCTGGCGGAGGTTCAGCCCGTAGGCGATCTTGTCAGGGCGGTTGAGGTCGGCGGGTATGTTCGTGATCAGCGGTTCGGGCTCGTTCACTGGCCGTCCTTCCGGCGGGGCGGAGGATCAAGGCGGAGCTGGAGTTGCCGGGGCCGGGGCGGCCGGGTGGGCATGCCGGGCAGCATCGGCTGGGTCCAGGGCGGTTTCGGGCGGATCCACGGGCCCGTCGACGTGGCCGGGACAGAGGGCGCGGGTGGGCGGGGCACGCGGGTGACCGGAAACGGCAGGGCGAGCTGGCGTCCCCGCGCGGTGGATGTGCCTGGCCGCCGCGATCCCGGGCCCGTGGTGGTGGGCGAGAGGTTGAGCGGCAACTGGAGCTGCTGGTGTGCGCGTGGTCCGACCGGGTTGGGTGTGTTCACCGGTGGTGTTCCTCCTGTCGTGGTGGGTGCGCCGGTGGGCTGTGCGCCTGGTCCGCCACGCGGCCGGGGCCCTGCAGGGCCCCGCCGTCTGCTGCCAGGGGTGCCGGGCGGTCGGCCGGGCCGGTGCGCGGTCTTGGCCTTGGCAGTGGTACGGGCGGCTCGGCCGCCCTTTCCCAGCGCGGTCTTGGCCAGGCCGAGGGTCTTGTAGACAATCAGCGCCTTGACCAGGCGATTGAGCAGCTGGGGTTGGGCGGGCTGCCAGACGGAGCGGGCCACCCAGCCGGGAATCTTGATCAGGATGAACAGCAGGCCGATCAGCACCAGGGTGTCGATGACGCGCATGACGATCGGTTTCACCGCTGCCAGGACCGGCTGGTCGGGGCCGGTGGTGAAGGCGTCGGTGGCGTCGGTGAAGTACACCTTGAACGCCAGAATCAGCACGAGTGCCTGCAGTACCTGCATGACCAGGACGCCGGTGAAGGCGCGCCACC
This window encodes:
- a CDS encoding DUF932 domain-containing protein, whose product is MAHEIEIFANGSAGFAAAGKPGWHGLGYTAPGPMTAEDLLVNAQLAGWNVRKVPVGQVTDPVTGQPVTTDEDFLVVRTNPVTGVPERLGRVGKEYEVLQNEEVTAFLQTLVDESGAVFDTGGSLNNGRRIFVTMRLPEPLMVGGFDQVDLYLAAFSRHDGWGSFVTVATPVRVVCANTERAALANHASKFTVRHTGRMAGRIAEARDALKLTWRHGQAFAAEAEKLLATPMTFSEFRQFTNVLYPIPPGAKDLARKNRELTLRQLEHLFAHAPTQEPIRNTRWAAYNAVTERLDHRSPVFGSRDVAAVRAERALLDDHEHAKIKTRAFRLLSTA
- a CDS encoding C40 family peptidase; its protein translation is MKAAAAGAALLLLLICAFIAAATSILTGSGTPGGLACAITPATTSSPTSSTAGGSVAADASTSVASTLALDVEQQTHTALIVQVALERGLPARAAVIAVATALQESQLRNLRYGHLDSLGLFQQRPSQGWGTTEQILDPRYATSTFYERLAKVPRWEQLPLTRAAQAVQRSAFPDAYAQWEPLAQHTVDTLTGACVPLVPGEQVAAILTYAHAQLDKRYIWGAEGPDAFDCSGLTMRAYQAAGITIPRVAADQWRHGPPIPAGQEQPGDLAFFNMQADGPGHVGIVLGGGQMIHAPNRRTVVKIDSYQRRDLIGSPVPPPTPSPANPIPANPPPHPLQRHYGTAQHRP
- a CDS encoding replication-relaxation family protein, yielding MSDKPCGCSCTCQPAQQPATRRAAARKLPRFAIQPIPAAQPRLDHTALMTLSARLTERDYQILDHLHRHRVLTTHQLQRMFFTIAQATRARMTILFQLNAVTRFRPWAGYGAGSAPIHWALGKAGAAALAARHGIPLKELGYNPDIPVAVSSRLNHQVGVNDFFSHLHSLARHTPHAALRAWLSEKQCAERWGDLARPDAYGCWSESGHQIDFFLEHDTGTETLKRVADKLHDYRDLADATGITTPLLFWLPNPTRETNLRKLLTSSDLPIATAVHTTHGDGPAGPVWLPIPTEPGQARLRLADLDNGWPHLTLGQDPEQNTATDDNDDEFLDRIFQDETESR
- a CDS encoding type IV secretory system conjugative DNA transfer family protein is translated as MTATPSALQEGPCLLCDIDDHNVQTALDFLAELPTRLPELALTYGPSLAAAASALWAVTAAVRYVLGWLQQAGMTPDARLIEISSPPRSDPEGAVVLWRQLVGLLRPAWKRALAGQPHLVWEYCGSDAGVRIRLWVPGTIPPGIVEKAVQAAWPGATTTTGPASSPLPVEAEVAGGRLMLAAPEHLPLKTDHDHDPVRSLLEAMGGLREGEHAVVQVLARPTTGRRLRHAYRAAAHLRGGGSRRLFGRVFDEVLPLPDARDHHRPGDLARDFPERAEQVRAILAKAGQSRYTVALRYAVATSREPLSTAPVRREPADLARGWLRGHAHALAGVFALYTDSHQYLRRARLWRARRVVTSRRLDSGYLLSVAELAALAHLPWDIDAPGITRAGARPVAPSPAVPRTTAGGTARILGDADSGPPRPVALPVADARHHTHVLGGTGVGKSTLLANMVLADAAAGRGALVIDPKGDLVTDILNRLPQRAVGKTVVFDPQDPAPPPSINILAGRDPAFAVDSVVTIFHRCFSSAWGPRVDDLLRSTCLTLTSVLGRKATLADVPRLLTDAAFRARTTAELRDELLAGFWDSYEALTPAGQATVIGPVMNKLRAVLLRPFVRQALPARTPPCPLAGSSTEAASSWPACPKASWAMTPPGCSAPSCSRTPGKPLPAAPPWPSRTGRMPRS
- a CDS encoding VirB4 family type IV secretion system protein, which codes for MKLRRRQRDHQPSVLAHPGSAHVGVRTLTLPSAVCASFAITGYPREVGAGWLEPLLTYPGHLDVSLHIEPIPQQVAAMRLRRQLARLESASRSDAAQGRLQDFAAEAAADDATQLADQLARGHGRLFKVGLYLTVTAPSEPELAAEVERVRALASSLLLDAQPATFRVLQGWTTSLPLGVDSLRVTRTFDTTALAAAFPFASPDLPADAGESAVLYGLSATGSGVIVWDRFAQDNHNSVVLARSGAGKSFFTKLEALRLLYQGVEVAVVDPEDEYARLAHAVGGTHLRLGASGVRWNPLDLPVSHGARDDVLSRRSMFLQTLIATMLGGTPLTPQARATLDAAIIATYEAAGITRDPTTWTRPAPLLADLVTTLTGKTSGQTGTDLAAQLAPYVTGSYRELFDGPTTTHPAGHLTVFSLRNLPEEMKAVGTLLALDAIWRRIANPHDRRKRLVVVDEAWLLMKEPEGARFLFRMAKAARKHWAGLAVVTQDAADLLGSELGQAIVANAASQVLLRQAPQAIGAVGDAFDLTDGERQFLLAAERGEALLVADPANRIALSIVASPAEAALATTDPKILAQLDQHDPHHPLPAPAAQPPGPPGFTENTGGPDEDEEGDPL
- a CDS encoding PrgI family protein — protein: MNEPEPLITNIPADLNRPDKIAYGLNLRQILIIALTGGIAAAVYYLFHHLLPIVILAAIVLPLLALGLAIALGRRDGLSLDRFTLAALLHTRASKRLVAAPEGIIEPPQWCRLRGTLPAPLRLPVRAIRTDGALELADGGVAVLVETSTLSFHLRTTGEQAALVGAFGRWLNSLEAPVQILARARPADLSGLAQTVEQQAQVLPHPALAHAAREHAEYLAELNSSSKLLCRQVLVVLREHPASNKGRRSVRRDTCAAVVLRHAAEAERSLAALGVAARVLDADAASQALAECLDPGGRHPAGQVLPDELITSTTGSTP